One part of the Azospirillum sp. B510 genome encodes these proteins:
- a CDS encoding glycosyltransferase family 4 protein → MSFPRIAFYAPLKPVDHPVPSGDRQMARLILRALAATGPTEVASGLRVYDGAGDAATQSRLSEAAAAECDRLLSLYAAEPERRPALWLSYHVYYKAPDLIGPVVARGLGIPYVVVEATRARKRLTGPWAGFAAAAEAAIEAAALVLCVSARDRQAVAAYGPPGQRVAMLPPFLELPPVADPQAIEHGGPGSPPRLLTVAMMRPGDKLASYRLLAESLRLLADRSWTLAIVGDGPAAAAVAALFAPFGPRVTRHGACPPGALAAHYRDADLLVWPGLNEAFGMVYLEAQAHGVPVLAIDNAGTGTVIRDGVGGRLTGPAPEDYAAALAALLADPAALRALGRTARADVEAHHALPAAAERLRGLLTGLLPGRLP, encoded by the coding sequence ATGTCCTTCCCCCGGATCGCCTTCTACGCCCCGCTGAAGCCGGTCGATCACCCGGTTCCCTCCGGCGACCGCCAGATGGCGCGGCTGATCCTGCGGGCGCTGGCCGCCACCGGCCCGACGGAGGTGGCGAGCGGTCTGCGCGTCTATGACGGCGCCGGCGATGCCGCCACCCAGTCCCGGCTGTCCGAAGCCGCCGCCGCCGAGTGCGACCGCCTGCTGTCGCTCTACGCCGCCGAGCCGGAGCGGCGCCCGGCGCTGTGGCTCAGCTATCATGTCTATTACAAAGCGCCCGACCTGATCGGCCCGGTCGTCGCCCGCGGTCTCGGCATCCCCTATGTCGTGGTGGAGGCGACCCGCGCCCGCAAGCGCCTGACCGGCCCCTGGGCCGGCTTCGCCGCCGCTGCCGAGGCCGCCATCGAGGCGGCGGCCCTGGTGCTCTGCGTCAGCGCCCGCGACCGCCAGGCGGTGGCGGCCTATGGCCCTCCCGGCCAGCGGGTGGCGATGCTGCCGCCCTTCCTCGAGCTGCCGCCCGTCGCCGATCCCCAAGCCATCGAGCATGGCGGACCGGGGTCGCCGCCCCGCCTGCTCACCGTCGCGATGATGCGGCCGGGCGACAAGCTCGCCTCCTACCGCCTGCTGGCGGAATCGCTCCGGCTGCTGGCCGACCGGTCCTGGACGCTCGCCATCGTCGGCGACGGCCCGGCGGCGGCGGCGGTGGCGGCGCTGTTCGCCCCCTTCGGGCCGCGCGTGACGCGGCATGGCGCCTGCCCCCCCGGCGCTCTCGCCGCCCATTACCGGGACGCCGACCTGCTGGTCTGGCCCGGCCTGAACGAGGCCTTCGGCATGGTCTATCTCGAGGCGCAGGCCCATGGCGTGCCGGTACTCGCCATCGACAATGCCGGCACCGGCACCGTCATCCGCGACGGCGTCGGCGGGCGGCTGACCGGTCCGGCGCCCGAGGATTACGCCGCCGCCCTCGCCGCCCTGCTGGCCGATCCGGCCGCCCTGCGCGCTCTTGGCCGGACCGCCCGCGCCGATGTCGAGGCCCATCACGCCCTGCCGGCGGCGGCGGAGCGGCTGCGCGGCCTGCTGACCGGATTATTGCCCGGACGACTGCCATGA
- a CDS encoding ABC transporter permease, which yields MKNGSVKGGSMKGDWDHYVDSRPYPDPEAPDAPATRFDAHASAGRLMLRRFLRHRLAVLGALFLGLSYLSLPFVDFLAPYGANERDVEHLYAPPQGIHLFHQGRFVGPFVYPTTGNPDLKDYRWRYETDESRPMPLRFLCPGAPYRFLGLVESRLRLACPPPGASLHLLGTDRLGRDMLSRLAIGAQLSLTVGLLGIAVSFSIGITLGGMAGYFGGWVDAGVQRLSEILKSLPELPLWLALSAAVPAQWSPVTVFLCISVILGLLDWPSLARAVRSRFLALREEDFVMAAELMGASPARIIRRHLLPNFASHLLASATLSIPAMILGETALSFLGLGLRPPATSWGVMLNDAQNLMAVETYPWVSLPMLPVILVVLSFNFFGDGLRDALDPYHGD from the coding sequence ATGAAGAACGGGAGCGTGAAGGGCGGGAGCATGAAGGGCGACTGGGATCATTACGTCGACAGCCGGCCCTATCCCGATCCGGAGGCGCCGGACGCCCCGGCGACCCGTTTCGACGCCCACGCCTCGGCCGGGCGGCTGATGCTGCGGCGCTTCCTGCGCCACCGGCTGGCGGTGCTGGGGGCGCTGTTCCTGGGGCTGTCCTATCTCAGCCTGCCCTTCGTCGATTTCCTCGCCCCCTACGGCGCCAACGAGCGCGACGTCGAGCATCTCTACGCCCCGCCGCAGGGCATCCACCTGTTCCACCAGGGCCGCTTCGTCGGTCCCTTCGTCTATCCGACCACCGGCAATCCCGACCTGAAGGACTATCGCTGGCGCTACGAGACGGACGAGAGCCGGCCGATGCCGCTGCGCTTCCTCTGCCCCGGCGCGCCCTACCGCTTCCTCGGTCTGGTGGAGTCGCGGCTCCGGCTGGCCTGTCCGCCGCCGGGGGCGTCGCTGCATCTGCTGGGCACCGACCGTCTGGGCCGTGACATGCTGTCGCGGCTGGCCATCGGCGCCCAGCTGTCGCTGACCGTCGGGCTGCTCGGCATCGCGGTGTCCTTCTCCATCGGCATCACGCTGGGCGGCATGGCCGGCTATTTCGGCGGCTGGGTCGATGCCGGGGTGCAACGCCTGTCGGAGATCCTGAAATCCCTTCCGGAGCTGCCGCTGTGGCTGGCGCTGTCCGCCGCGGTGCCGGCGCAATGGAGCCCGGTGACGGTGTTCCTGTGCATCTCGGTCATCCTCGGCCTGCTGGACTGGCCGTCGCTGGCCCGCGCCGTGCGCTCGCGCTTCCTGGCGCTGCGCGAGGAGGATTTCGTCATGGCGGCGGAGCTGATGGGGGCCAGCCCGGCGCGCATCATCCGCCGCCATCTGCTGCCCAACTTCGCCAGCCATCTGCTGGCCAGCGCCACCCTGTCGATTCCGGCGATGATCCTGGGCGAGACGGCGCTGTCCTTCCTCGGGCTGGGACTGCGTCCGCCGGCGACCAGCTGGGGGGTGATGCTGAACGACGCCCAGAATTTGATGGCGGTGGAAACCTATCCCTGGGTGTCATTGCCGATGCTGCCGGTGATCCTGGTAGTCTTGTCCTTCAACTTCTTCGGCGACGGCCTGCGCGACGCCCTGGATCCCTATCATGGCGACTGA
- a CDS encoding ABC transporter substrate-binding protein codes for MLADQVRYGLIPPVRQRMPDEPLIVDLEAKGRDPGRSGGWIRTFITQRRNSRVAVLYGYARLVGYTARREIVPDILKDVTVIDGRDFTLTLRAGHRWSDGAPFTSDDIRYWWEDIANNPMLSPSGPPRFMLVDGKPPQVSFPDAVTARFRWEEPNPYFLPALAAARPPFIYRPAHYLKRFHARYTGEAEMAPLIARYKVRNWAALHNALDDMFRMENPDQPTLQPWMAVSKGSGNHLLFQRNPYYHRFDSRGMQLPYADGLDVTVMAGGLIPAQVATGKADLQAEGLTFSQVPVLVAGEQDGGYRTLLWPEGKAAEIALYPNLNYNDPVWRRLLRDVRFRRALSMGIDRRIVNRSLFFGLAQESGVDVLPHSPLYKPERNGVWTGYDPQQAAALLDEIGLKRKRGELYRDLPDGRPLEVIVETAGEKPEISDALQIIAETWRDIGVRLLMRTVDRDVLRNRVYAGQTMMAVWGGWDNGVPGPDSSPEELAPMTQENFSWPKWGQYYQTSGGAGEPIDMPVPQELMDLARRWRHTTDETERRALWSALLDIHADQLFAIGVVSKTPQPIAVANRLRNVPDKGLWLWDPGAYLGVYRPDEFYFADARPADPEPGGIHRREN; via the coding sequence ATGCTGGCGGATCAGGTGCGCTACGGCCTCATCCCGCCGGTGCGCCAGCGCATGCCGGACGAGCCGCTGATCGTCGATCTGGAGGCCAAGGGCCGCGACCCCGGCCGCTCCGGCGGCTGGATCCGCACCTTCATCACCCAACGGCGCAACAGCCGCGTCGCCGTGCTCTATGGCTATGCCCGGCTGGTCGGCTACACCGCCAGGCGCGAGATCGTCCCCGACATCCTGAAGGATGTCACGGTCATCGACGGCCGCGACTTCACCCTGACCCTGCGCGCCGGCCATCGCTGGTCCGACGGCGCCCCCTTCACCAGCGACGACATCCGCTATTGGTGGGAGGACATCGCCAACAACCCGATGCTGTCGCCGTCGGGGCCGCCGCGCTTCATGCTGGTCGACGGAAAGCCGCCGCAGGTCAGCTTCCCCGACGCGGTGACCGCCCGCTTCCGCTGGGAGGAGCCGAACCCCTATTTCCTGCCGGCGCTCGCCGCCGCCCGGCCGCCCTTCATCTACCGCCCGGCCCATTACCTGAAGCGCTTCCACGCCCGCTACACCGGCGAGGCCGAGATGGCGCCGCTGATCGCCAGATACAAGGTTCGCAACTGGGCGGCCCTGCACAACGCGCTCGACGACATGTTCCGGATGGAGAATCCGGACCAGCCGACGCTCCAGCCCTGGATGGCGGTGTCGAAGGGCAGCGGCAACCATCTGCTGTTCCAGCGCAACCCCTATTACCACCGCTTCGACAGCCGCGGCATGCAGCTGCCCTACGCCGACGGGCTGGACGTGACGGTGATGGCCGGCGGGCTGATCCCGGCCCAGGTCGCCACCGGCAAGGCCGATCTCCAGGCCGAGGGGCTGACCTTCTCCCAGGTGCCGGTGCTGGTGGCGGGCGAACAGGATGGCGGCTACCGCACCCTGCTGTGGCCGGAAGGCAAGGCGGCGGAAATAGCGCTCTACCCCAACCTGAACTACAATGATCCGGTCTGGCGCCGGCTGCTGCGCGACGTGCGCTTCCGCCGCGCCCTGTCGATGGGCATCGACCGCCGCATCGTCAACCGCTCGCTGTTCTTCGGGCTGGCGCAGGAGAGCGGGGTCGACGTTCTGCCGCACAGCCCGCTCTACAAGCCGGAGCGCAACGGGGTATGGACCGGCTATGATCCCCAACAGGCCGCGGCCCTGCTCGACGAGATCGGGCTGAAGCGCAAGCGCGGCGAGCTGTACCGCGACCTGCCGGACGGCCGCCCGCTGGAGGTGATCGTCGAGACCGCGGGCGAGAAGCCGGAGATTTCCGATGCCCTTCAGATCATCGCCGAGACCTGGCGCGACATCGGCGTCCGGCTTTTGATGCGCACGGTCGACCGCGACGTGCTGCGCAACCGGGTCTATGCCGGCCAGACGATGATGGCGGTGTGGGGCGGCTGGGACAACGGCGTCCCCGGTCCCGACAGCAGCCCGGAGGAGCTGGCGCCGATGACCCAGGAGAATTTCAGCTGGCCGAAATGGGGCCAATATTACCAGACCTCCGGCGGCGCCGGCGAGCCCATCGACATGCCGGTCCCGCAGGAGCTGATGGATCTCGCCCGGCGCTGGCGCCACACCACCGACGAGACCGAGCGCCGCGCCCTGTGGTCGGCGCTGCTCGACATCCATGCCGACCAGCTCTTCGCCATCGGCGTGGTGTCGAAGACGCCGCAACCGATCGCCGTCGCCAACCGCCTGCGCAACGTCCCCGACAAGGGGCTGTGGCTGTGGGATCCCGGCGCCTATCTCGGGGTCTACAGGCCCGACGAGTTCTATTTCGCCGACGCCCGCCCGGCCGATCCCGAGCCGGGCGGCATCCACCGCCGGGAGAACTGA
- a CDS encoding ABC transporter ATP-binding protein yields the protein MLTVDGLTIRFRNAPRPVVDGVGFSVGAGRSVALVGESGSGKTLTCRSILGILPRGASVTGGSIRFGQEGEAVDLLRLPPSGLRDIRGSRIAMIFQEPMSALSPLHTIGDQTMEVLRLHGACTRGGARDRCLAMFERVGFPDPMRAFRSYPFQLSGGLRQRAMIAMAMVARPRLLIADEPTTALDVTLQAQVLALIKELQAETGMAVLLVTHDLGVVANMADAVVVMRAGRVMESGCCADVLGQPLHGYTRKLMAAAPSIPAMVRVPPAEDVPEGAHDAILEFHGVAKSYERGNVRIRALDGVDLRVGRGETLAIVGESGSGKTTLARLAMLAERPDPGGRLLFRPSAGQPPLDLLSAAGAELTAYRRNAQMVFQDPYASLSPRMSVGEIIAEPLAIHGVCGRGEGRERVRALMARVGLDPAWASRYPHAFSGGQRQRIGIARALALDPQLLICDEPTSALDVSVQAQVLELLESIKRRLGLSLMFISHDLAVVARLADRVAVMRAGRVMEEAPPAILFSAPLHPYTRALIAASPEPDVDRPIDVATVALGAGRPDLWPEAFRPAADGAPPPLVEAAPGHFVRRAA from the coding sequence ATGCTGACGGTCGATGGCCTGACGATCCGCTTCCGCAACGCCCCCCGCCCGGTGGTCGACGGCGTCGGCTTCTCCGTCGGGGCGGGGCGGAGCGTGGCCCTGGTCGGCGAATCCGGCTCGGGCAAGACGCTGACCTGCCGCAGCATCCTCGGCATCCTGCCGCGCGGGGCCTCGGTCACCGGCGGCTCCATCCGCTTCGGCCAGGAAGGCGAGGCGGTCGACCTGCTGCGCCTGCCGCCGTCGGGCCTGCGCGACATCCGCGGCAGCCGCATCGCCATGATCTTCCAGGAACCGATGAGCGCGTTGTCGCCGCTCCACACCATCGGCGACCAGACGATGGAGGTGCTGCGGCTGCACGGCGCCTGCACCCGCGGCGGTGCCCGCGACCGCTGCCTCGCGATGTTCGAGCGGGTGGGATTCCCCGACCCGATGCGCGCCTTCCGCTCCTATCCGTTCCAGCTTTCCGGCGGCCTGCGCCAGCGCGCGATGATCGCCATGGCGATGGTCGCCCGCCCGCGATTGCTGATCGCCGACGAGCCGACCACGGCGCTCGACGTCACACTTCAGGCCCAGGTGCTGGCCCTGATCAAGGAGTTGCAGGCCGAGACCGGCATGGCGGTGCTGCTGGTCACCCATGACCTGGGCGTGGTCGCCAACATGGCGGACGCCGTGGTGGTGATGCGGGCGGGACGGGTGATGGAATCCGGCTGCTGCGCCGATGTGCTCGGCCAACCGCTGCACGGCTACACCCGCAAGCTGATGGCCGCCGCCCCCTCCATCCCCGCCATGGTCCGCGTGCCGCCGGCGGAGGATGTGCCAGAGGGCGCGCATGACGCCATCCTGGAATTCCACGGCGTCGCCAAGAGCTATGAACGGGGAAACGTCCGCATCCGCGCGCTGGACGGCGTCGATCTCCGCGTCGGCCGGGGAGAGACGCTGGCCATCGTCGGCGAGTCAGGATCAGGCAAGACGACGCTGGCGCGGCTGGCCATGCTGGCGGAGCGGCCGGATCCCGGTGGCCGCCTGCTGTTCCGCCCGTCCGCCGGGCAACCGCCGCTCGACCTCCTGTCCGCCGCCGGGGCGGAGCTGACCGCCTACCGCCGCAATGCCCAGATGGTGTTCCAGGATCCCTACGCCTCCCTCAGTCCGCGCATGAGTGTCGGCGAGATCATCGCCGAGCCGCTGGCGATCCATGGCGTCTGCGGCCGTGGCGAGGGGCGCGAGCGGGTGCGGGCGCTGATGGCGCGGGTCGGGCTCGACCCCGCCTGGGCCAGCCGCTATCCGCACGCCTTCTCCGGCGGCCAGCGCCAGCGCATCGGCATCGCCCGCGCGCTGGCGCTCGACCCGCAACTGCTGATCTGCGACGAGCCGACCTCGGCGCTCGACGTCTCGGTCCAGGCGCAGGTGCTGGAACTGCTGGAATCGATCAAGCGGCGGCTCGGCCTCAGCCTGATGTTCATCTCGCATGATCTGGCGGTGGTGGCGCGGCTGGCCGACCGCGTCGCCGTGATGCGCGCCGGCCGGGTGATGGAGGAGGCGCCGCCCGCCATCCTGTTCTCCGCCCCGCTGCACCCCTACACCCGCGCGCTGATCGCCGCCTCGCCGGAGCCGGACGTCGACCGTCCGATCGACGTCGCCACCGTGGCCTTGGGCGCCGGCCGTCCCGACCTGTGGCCCGAAGCCTTCCGCCCCGCCGCCGACGGCGCCCCGCCGCCGCTGGTGGAGGCGGCGCCGGGTCACTTCGTGAGGCGGGCGGCATGA
- a CDS encoding glycosyltransferase family protein, whose translation MHQPQPTLRSLHPDRTPPRILLYSHDTFGLGHLRRSRTIAQALVSAFPDASALILTGSPVAGRFDFPERVDHVRLPGVVKLPDGGYTARNLGLPIEETTAIRAEIIRATTRAFRPTLAIVDKEATGLHGEFLPALEEMRASGNTRVVLGLRDVLDAPEALQPEWERKEAVAAIERYYDQLWIYGLPEVYRPLDGLDLPAEVAARVRYTGYLRREPTEGGGAVQAADGLMPAPYVLVTPGGGGDGAALVDWTIAAYESDPDLSPGALIVYGPFLEDARRQEFAARIRRLKGRVETINFHSRMEDLYAGAVGVVAMGGYNTFCEILSFDKPSVLAPRTRPRLEQRIRAEAAETLGLLRTLDSDRDGADPRAMADAIRALSSQPPPSASPLPGLLGGLERIVDLTREVLAAPPIAERRGPITPIRRAAERLSRAMAGKRA comes from the coding sequence ATGCACCAGCCACAGCCGACCCTTCGGTCCCTTCATCCCGACCGGACGCCGCCGCGCATCCTGCTCTACAGCCACGACACCTTCGGGCTCGGCCATCTGCGGCGGTCGCGGACGATCGCCCAGGCCCTGGTCTCCGCCTTTCCCGACGCCTCGGCGCTGATCCTCACCGGCTCGCCGGTCGCCGGCCGCTTCGACTTCCCCGAACGGGTCGACCATGTGCGGCTGCCCGGCGTGGTGAAGCTGCCGGACGGCGGCTACACCGCCCGCAACCTCGGCCTGCCGATCGAGGAGACCACCGCCATCCGGGCGGAGATCATCCGCGCCACCACCCGCGCCTTCCGCCCGACGCTGGCCATCGTCGACAAGGAGGCGACCGGCCTGCACGGCGAATTCCTGCCGGCGCTGGAGGAGATGCGGGCATCCGGCAACACCCGCGTCGTGCTCGGCCTGCGCGACGTGCTCGACGCGCCGGAGGCGTTGCAGCCGGAATGGGAGCGCAAGGAGGCGGTGGCCGCCATCGAGCGCTATTACGACCAGCTCTGGATCTACGGCCTGCCGGAGGTCTACCGCCCGCTCGACGGTCTCGACCTGCCGGCGGAGGTCGCGGCGCGGGTGCGCTACACCGGCTATCTGCGGCGCGAGCCGACGGAGGGCGGCGGCGCCGTCCAGGCGGCGGACGGCCTCATGCCGGCCCCCTATGTGCTGGTGACGCCCGGCGGCGGCGGCGACGGGGCGGCGCTGGTCGACTGGACCATCGCCGCCTATGAATCCGATCCGGACCTGTCCCCCGGCGCCCTGATCGTCTACGGCCCCTTCCTGGAGGATGCCCGCCGCCAGGAATTCGCCGCCCGCATCCGCCGGCTGAAGGGCAGGGTGGAAACCATCAACTTCCATTCCCGCATGGAGGATCTCTATGCCGGGGCGGTCGGGGTGGTGGCGATGGGCGGCTACAACACCTTCTGCGAGATCCTGTCCTTCGACAAGCCGTCGGTGCTGGCGCCGCGCACCCGCCCGCGGCTGGAACAGCGCATCCGCGCCGAGGCGGCGGAGACCCTGGGCCTGCTGCGCACGCTGGACAGCGACCGCGACGGCGCCGACCCGCGGGCGATGGCCGACGCCATCCGCGCGCTCTCCAGCCAGCCGCCCCCCTCGGCCAGCCCGCTGCCCGGTCTGCTCGGCGGGTTGGAGCGCATCGTCGACCTGACCCGCGAGGTCCTGGCGGCGCCGCCGATCGCCGAACGGCGCGGCCCGATCACCCCGATCCGCCGGGCGGCGGAACGGCTGTCCCGCGCCATGGCCGGCAAGCGCGCATGA
- a CDS encoding glycosyltransferase: MTRKPLKIAVVVKGYPRLSETFIAQELLALQQRGVDLAIWSLRHPTDSRRHALHDRITAPVHYLPEYLRDEPGRVLRALGRLVLRHPAGLARTAAAWLRDLARDRSANRARRFGQALVLAAELPAGVPVLYAHFLHTPASVGRYAAAIRGIGWGFSAHAKDIWTTADWEKREKLADARFGVTCTAVGAAHLRALAADPARIDLVYHGLDLSRFPAPPDRSDGAARDGSAPERAVEILSVGRLVEKKGYDRLLDALALLPDGLWWRLVHIGSGDLKQALRAQAERLGLSDRIEWRGAQDQATVVAALRHADLFVLTSVVAGDGDRDGLPNVLMEAASQRLAILSTAVSAIPEFIADGTQGLLTDGSPGAIATALERLATDPALRLRLADAAYGRLRAEFGMDAGIDRLVRRLEEATA, from the coding sequence TTGACTCGCAAGCCTTTGAAAATCGCCGTGGTGGTGAAGGGTTACCCCCGCCTGTCGGAAACCTTCATCGCGCAGGAGCTGCTGGCCCTGCAACAGCGCGGCGTCGATCTGGCGATCTGGTCGCTGCGCCACCCGACCGACAGCCGCCGCCACGCCCTGCATGACCGCATCACCGCCCCGGTCCATTACCTGCCGGAATATCTGCGCGACGAGCCGGGCCGCGTCCTGCGCGCCCTCGGCCGCCTGGTCCTGCGCCATCCGGCCGGTCTGGCGCGCACGGCGGCGGCGTGGCTGCGCGACCTGGCCCGCGACCGCAGCGCCAACCGCGCACGGCGTTTCGGCCAGGCGCTGGTCCTGGCGGCGGAGCTGCCGGCCGGCGTGCCCGTCCTCTACGCCCATTTCCTGCACACCCCGGCCTCGGTCGGGCGCTATGCCGCCGCGATCCGCGGCATCGGCTGGGGCTTTTCCGCCCATGCCAAGGACATCTGGACGACGGCGGACTGGGAGAAGCGCGAGAAGCTGGCCGACGCCCGCTTCGGCGTCACCTGCACCGCGGTGGGGGCGGCGCATCTGCGCGCGCTCGCCGCCGATCCGGCGCGCATCGACCTCGTCTATCACGGCCTCGACCTTTCCCGCTTCCCCGCCCCGCCGGACCGGAGCGATGGCGCCGCCCGCGATGGTTCCGCCCCCGAGCGCGCGGTGGAAATCCTGTCGGTCGGTCGGCTGGTCGAGAAGAAGGGCTATGACCGGCTGCTCGACGCGCTGGCGCTGCTGCCGGACGGCCTGTGGTGGCGGCTGGTCCATATCGGCTCCGGCGACCTCAAGCAGGCCCTGCGCGCCCAGGCCGAGCGGCTCGGCCTGTCGGACCGCATCGAGTGGCGCGGCGCCCAGGATCAGGCGACGGTGGTCGCGGCGCTGCGCCACGCCGACCTGTTCGTGCTGACCAGCGTGGTGGCCGGCGACGGCGACCGCGACGGCCTGCCGAATGTCCTGATGGAGGCGGCGAGCCAGCGCCTCGCCATCCTGTCCACCGCCGTCTCGGCCATCCCCGAATTCATCGCCGACGGCACCCAAGGCCTGCTGACCGACGGCAGCCCCGGCGCCATCGCCACGGCGCTGGAACGGCTCGCCACCGACCCGGCGCTGCGCCTGCGGCTAGCCGACGCCGCCTATGGCCGGCTGCGCGCGGAGTTCGGCATGGACGCCGGCATCGACCGCCTCGTCCGCCGGCTGGAGGAGGCCACGGCGTGA
- a CDS encoding ABC transporter permease — protein sequence MLRFILHRLLVMVPTLVVVSMLIFLVINLPPGDYLSNQIAELRATGQEAGLAKAEFLRREYALDRPLPEQYAIWIGVWPGPNGFRGLLQGDFGWSFEFNKPVAEVVGETLWFTVILNLAAVLFVYLVSFPLGALAAIRANSWVDYLAAAVGYIGLATPNFLLALILLYYGQKWLGLPIGGLVDARYENQPLSWAKVGSILQHLIVPTIVIGLSGTAAMVRRLRANLLDELGKPYVVTAKAKGVPPLRRLTRYPLRMALNPFVSDIGSLLPSLVSGSVLISVVLSLPTIGPALLEALRAQDIFLSGFILMFISLLVLIGMLVSDVALALLDPRIRLGKGRKAHS from the coding sequence ATGCTGCGCTTCATCCTGCACCGGCTGCTGGTGATGGTGCCGACGCTGGTCGTGGTGTCGATGCTGATCTTCCTCGTCATCAACCTGCCGCCCGGCGATTACCTGTCCAACCAGATCGCCGAGCTGCGCGCCACCGGCCAGGAGGCCGGTCTGGCCAAGGCCGAGTTCCTGCGCCGCGAATACGCGCTCGACCGCCCGCTGCCGGAGCAGTACGCGATCTGGATCGGCGTCTGGCCGGGGCCGAACGGCTTCCGCGGCCTGTTGCAGGGCGATTTCGGCTGGTCCTTCGAGTTCAACAAGCCGGTGGCCGAGGTGGTGGGCGAGACGCTGTGGTTCACCGTCATCCTCAACCTCGCCGCCGTGCTGTTCGTCTATCTGGTCTCCTTCCCGCTGGGGGCGCTGGCGGCGATCCGCGCCAACAGCTGGGTCGATTACCTCGCCGCCGCCGTCGGCTATATCGGGCTGGCGACGCCGAATTTCCTGCTGGCGCTGATCCTGCTCTATTACGGCCAGAAATGGCTCGGCCTGCCGATCGGCGGGCTGGTCGACGCCCGCTACGAGAACCAGCCGTTGAGCTGGGCCAAGGTCGGCTCGATCCTCCAGCATCTGATCGTCCCGACCATCGTCATCGGCCTGTCCGGCACCGCCGCCATGGTGCGGCGCCTGCGCGCCAACCTGCTGGACGAGCTGGGCAAGCCCTATGTCGTCACCGCCAAGGCCAAGGGGGTGCCGCCGCTGCGCCGGCTGACCCGCTATCCGCTGCGCATGGCGCTGAACCCCTTCGTCTCCGACATCGGCTCGCTGCTGCCCTCGCTGGTGTCGGGGTCGGTGCTGATCTCCGTCGTGCTCAGCCTGCCGACGATCGGCCCGGCGCTGCTGGAGGCGCTGCGGGCGCAGGACATCTTCCTGTCCGGCTTCATCCTGATGTTCATCTCGCTGCTGGTGCTGATCGGCATGCTGGTGTCCGACGTGGCGCTCGCCCTGCTCGATCCGCGCATCCGGCTCGGCAAGGGACGGAAGGCGCACTCATGA